A genomic stretch from Brachyhypopomus gauderio isolate BG-103 unplaced genomic scaffold, BGAUD_0.2 sc60, whole genome shotgun sequence includes:
- the rab32a gene encoding LOW QUALITY PROTEIN: ras-related protein Rab-32a (The sequence of the model RefSeq protein was modified relative to this genomic sequence to represent the inferred CDS: deleted 1 base in 1 codon): protein MAGGSVSECKEYLFKVLVIGELGVGKTSIIKRYVHQLFSQHYRATIGVDFALKVINWDSRTLVRLQLWDIAGQSRFGNMTRVYYKEAVGAFVVFDVTRNATFDAVTKWKHDLDSKVKLANGSPIPSVLLANKCDQKKDTSSNAALMDTFCKETGFLGWFETSAKENMNVEEAARFLVEHILLNDQHVPHEERTNDCVKLNQDAIAAEPKPGCC from the exons ATGGCAGGCGGCTCGGTGTCGGAGTGTAAGGAGTACTTGTTCAAAGTGTTGGTGATTGGAGAACTGGGTGTAGGAAAGACGAGCATCATCAAGAGATACGTGCACCAACTCTTCTCCCAGCACTACAGGGCGACCATCGGCGTGGACTTCGCCCTGAAGGTGATCAACTGGGACAGCAGAACCCTGGTTCGGCTGCAGCTGTGGGACATCGCAG gtcaaag CCGATTCGGCAACATGACACGAGTGTATTACAAAGAGGCGGTG GGTGCGTTTGTGGTCTTTGACGTGACCAGGAACGCCACGTTTGACGCGGTGACCAAGTGGAAACACGACCTGGACAGTAAGGTCAAGCTGGCCAACGGCAGCCCCATCCCCTCCGTGCTGCTGGCCAACAAGTGTGACCAGAAGAAGGACACGTCCAGCAACGCCGCCCTCATGGACACCTTCTGTAAGGAGACCGGCTTCCTGGGCTGGTTCGAGACGTCAGCCAAg GAGAACATGAATGTGGAGGAGGCAGCCAGGTTCCTGGTGGAGCACATCCTTCTCAACGACCAACACGTCCCCCATGAAGAGCGCACCAACGACTGCGTCAAGCTGAACCAGGACGCCATAGCCGCGGAGCCCAAGCCCGGCTGCTGCTAG